A window from Dethiosulfovibrio russensis encodes these proteins:
- the speE gene encoding polyamine aminopropyltransferase has translation MISREKRHNEVWFTEESTKHLRLSLRVTEELVRKETPYQSLLALETAEYGRMLVLDGAIQVTEKDEFCYHEMMAHVALCSHPNPKKVLIVGGGDGGSLREAVKHESVEKAVLVDIDEEVINTSREFFPTLSCAMDDPKAEIKPMDAMVYMKDHRGEFDVIIVDATDPVDMAAGLFQSPFYRDVWDALSDDGFMVTHIESPFTDAAIMVPAYRAMKEVFPSVHPYLGFMPTYPSGMWVYAIGSKRHDPSKPLREAPEGLKYYTSDVHKGSFALPPFLVEMLEKGEKVESHY, from the coding sequence ATGATTTCCCGAGAGAAGAGACACAACGAAGTGTGGTTTACCGAGGAGTCCACCAAGCATCTGCGCCTGTCCCTGAGGGTGACGGAAGAGCTAGTTCGGAAGGAGACTCCCTATCAATCCCTGCTGGCACTGGAGACCGCCGAGTACGGCCGTATGCTGGTCCTGGACGGGGCAATTCAGGTGACGGAGAAGGACGAGTTCTGCTATCACGAGATGATGGCCCACGTGGCCCTCTGTTCCCATCCGAACCCTAAAAAGGTCCTCATCGTCGGAGGGGGAGACGGTGGCTCACTCAGAGAGGCGGTAAAACACGAGTCGGTTGAAAAGGCTGTTCTGGTGGACATAGACGAGGAGGTAATAAACACCTCCAGGGAATTCTTCCCGACCTTGAGCTGTGCCATGGACGATCCCAAGGCGGAGATAAAGCCTATGGACGCCATGGTCTACATGAAGGACCACCGAGGAGAGTTCGACGTGATAATAGTCGACGCCACCGATCCGGTGGACATGGCGGCAGGACTCTTCCAGTCTCCCTTCTACAGGGACGTATGGGACGCCCTGTCCGACGACGGTTTCATGGTGACCCACATAGAGTCGCCCTTCACCGACGCCGCCATAATGGTCCCGGCCTATCGTGCCATGAAGGAGGTCTTCCCTTCGGTGCATCCCTATCTGGGATTCATGCCTACCTATCCCTCTGGAATGTGGGTATATGCCATAGGCTCCAAGAGGCACGATCCCTCGAAGCCGCTGAGGGAAGCCCCCGAAGGGCTCAAGTACTACACCTCCGACGTCCATAAGGGGTCCTTCGCTCTTCCCCCCTTTCTGGTCGAGATGTTGGAAAAGGGAGAAAAAGTGGAAAGCCATTACTGA